Proteins encoded in a region of the Isosphaeraceae bacterium EP7 genome:
- a CDS encoding DUF4175 family protein, translating to MRGPLETRIASLRGQVRRQLALHGAGLLTAGIVLAIIGACLLDFLFHLAPEVRLVLLLATIGLGAWLLARHVVRPLIVRFRDLDIAMRIEKRWPGLNDRLASAVQFRDGTESDDLGSLALRNATVRQAIAETESIDFREVVDKAPTRRALAAAALTIAAGLGIYAASPALSRIALNRFARPYGGTAWPRQTHLSLAEARRKVARGESFDLAVKVAPGETVPTSAKVTYRFPDTGESVVESLRAVEGGLFRGRIESVSRPFTFSVAAGDDSTSVRDVAIQVVPPPSLVEIAVTVVSPDYTGVGPKTLAAGNSQVRAVAGSKVEIRASANKSLASAELRIGEATVPVTLDPKSPKKVVTRFDVKASAPFYFDLKDTEGFKNQEAQRYDVRMDKDEAPRVAIEEPNNDRDVPPGATVPLRFTVDDDYGTHSARLAYKIANGGSEPGPDAFIPLWNAPETPEGRTTKHTEIGHAWSLASLNLTPGAVITFHADARDYDTINGPNLGKSRELRIRIISPEELARNLEAQRREIREEAERILKMQEQALRPVEESRRTLNQAGKLDPKGRDDLKVAEMIQRQLAGRVTNQADGLDQKIGRFLDDLKNFNVENPDAAAQMQEMKAGVDRIRDDHLTAAEQALNRASKALDEQQDQQAEQNQAGAQARNEPNAPSQTKPTAPQSKGAAADQAKAAVGQSKQAQAGEQSKGQPAGKTEAGDQAKGQPAGKAEAGEQAKADQSKGQAGGDQAKGQPAGKADESKPQEQGGADEGKAPDAKESLAQAETNQKAIAGELKKMLDGLSEFETYRGVVKDAQELLKAQEQVMKQAAEAAAKPELTGKTPEKLDDAQKAELGNLAGRQNEVARNLQGLMEKMAEMAKKLDAEDPLAASAMRGAAEESRAKGTAGKMGEAAEQLEKNQMGSARAGQEKVRDELKELVDSIQDRKGRELSRLVKELKNAEERLEQIKKRQTENLKKTQQARAEKDPKKKSDSLKKLAKEQAEIEKELKKELQKLAKLNAGRAAQKGEEAAAKMKKSEQGLDQDQGEEAEEDQEDALADLEEAQEEVAEARKEAEEQLAMEELAKMTDELKSLAERQEKVAVETVDYDKKRLAAGGKLTRGESISVRDLGKTELGLKSETAELVKKLEGAPVFALTLKRATEGMDSAGQRLQGLKTDAETQRPARAAADRFKQLVESLKPDKPKQGGGGGGGGGGGGGGGNNDGIPASAQLKILKSLQQEINDQTDFFETLKERKKELTDAQTAEVERLKIEQGALADLVRDMTKPKRDDGED from the coding sequence ATGCGTGGTCCCCTCGAAACTCGGATCGCGTCGCTGCGGGGGCAGGTCCGACGCCAGCTGGCATTGCACGGTGCGGGCCTGCTGACGGCGGGCATCGTGCTGGCCATCATCGGTGCCTGCCTGCTCGACTTCCTCTTCCACCTGGCACCCGAGGTCCGGCTCGTCCTGCTTCTGGCCACGATTGGCCTGGGCGCCTGGCTGCTGGCCCGGCACGTCGTCCGGCCCCTGATCGTCCGGTTCCGCGACCTCGACATCGCGATGCGCATCGAGAAACGATGGCCGGGCCTCAACGATCGTCTCGCGAGCGCCGTCCAGTTCCGCGACGGAACCGAATCCGATGACCTGGGCTCGCTCGCCCTGCGTAACGCGACGGTACGACAGGCCATCGCCGAGACCGAGTCGATCGACTTCCGCGAGGTCGTCGACAAGGCCCCCACGAGGCGTGCTCTGGCGGCCGCCGCCCTGACGATCGCGGCAGGCCTGGGGATCTATGCCGCGTCGCCGGCCCTGTCGCGGATTGCCTTGAACCGGTTTGCCAGGCCCTACGGCGGCACCGCCTGGCCCAGGCAGACCCATCTCAGCCTGGCCGAGGCTCGCCGCAAGGTGGCCCGCGGCGAGTCCTTCGATCTCGCCGTCAAGGTCGCGCCCGGCGAGACCGTCCCGACTTCCGCGAAGGTCACCTATCGCTTCCCCGACACCGGCGAGTCGGTCGTCGAGTCGCTCCGCGCCGTCGAGGGGGGTCTCTTCCGCGGCCGGATCGAGTCGGTCTCCCGCCCGTTCACCTTCTCGGTGGCCGCCGGCGACGACTCGACCAGCGTCCGCGACGTCGCCATCCAGGTCGTGCCGCCCCCTTCGCTCGTCGAGATCGCCGTCACGGTCGTCTCGCCCGACTACACGGGCGTCGGCCCCAAGACGCTCGCCGCCGGCAACTCTCAGGTCCGTGCGGTGGCCGGCAGCAAGGTCGAGATCCGGGCGTCCGCGAACAAGTCACTCGCGTCGGCCGAACTCCGGATCGGCGAGGCCACGGTCCCGGTCACGCTCGACCCGAAGTCGCCCAAGAAGGTCGTGACCCGCTTCGACGTCAAGGCCTCGGCTCCGTTCTACTTCGACCTGAAGGACACCGAGGGCTTCAAGAACCAGGAAGCCCAGCGGTACGACGTCAGGATGGACAAGGATGAGGCCCCCAGGGTCGCCATCGAGGAGCCGAACAACGACCGCGACGTCCCGCCGGGCGCCACGGTCCCGCTCAGGTTCACCGTCGACGACGACTACGGGACCCACTCAGCCCGCCTCGCCTACAAGATCGCCAACGGCGGTTCCGAGCCCGGACCCGACGCCTTCATCCCTCTCTGGAACGCCCCCGAGACGCCCGAAGGTCGGACGACCAAGCACACGGAGATCGGCCACGCCTGGTCGCTCGCGTCCCTGAATCTGACCCCGGGCGCCGTGATCACGTTCCACGCCGACGCTCGCGATTACGACACGATTAACGGCCCTAACCTTGGCAAGAGCCGTGAGTTACGCATTCGAATCATCAGCCCCGAGGAACTCGCCAGGAACCTGGAGGCCCAGCGTCGCGAGATCCGCGAGGAGGCCGAGCGCATTCTCAAGATGCAGGAGCAGGCCCTCCGGCCGGTCGAAGAATCCAGGCGCACCCTGAACCAGGCCGGCAAGCTCGACCCCAAGGGGCGCGATGACCTCAAGGTCGCCGAGATGATCCAGCGACAGCTCGCCGGCCGGGTGACCAACCAGGCCGACGGACTCGACCAGAAGATCGGCCGGTTCCTCGACGACCTCAAGAACTTCAACGTCGAGAACCCCGACGCCGCCGCCCAGATGCAGGAGATGAAGGCAGGGGTCGACCGGATCCGCGACGACCACCTGACCGCCGCCGAGCAGGCCCTCAACCGCGCCTCCAAAGCCCTCGACGAGCAGCAGGACCAGCAGGCCGAACAAAACCAGGCAGGCGCCCAGGCTCGAAACGAACCCAACGCCCCGTCCCAAACGAAGCCAACGGCCCCCCAATCCAAGGGAGCTGCCGCCGATCAGGCCAAGGCTGCCGTCGGACAATCCAAGCAAGCCCAGGCCGGCGAACAGTCCAAGGGCCAGCCTGCCGGGAAGACCGAAGCTGGCGACCAGGCGAAGGGTCAACCGGCCGGGAAGGCCGAGGCGGGCGAACAGGCCAAGGCCGATCAATCCAAGGGGCAGGCTGGCGGCGATCAGGCTAAGGGCCAGCCGGCCGGCAAGGCCGATGAGTCGAAGCCGCAAGAGCAGGGGGGGGCCGACGAGGGCAAGGCCCCGGATGCCAAGGAGTCGCTGGCCCAGGCCGAGACCAATCAGAAGGCGATCGCCGGCGAGCTGAAGAAGATGCTCGACGGCCTCAGCGAGTTCGAGACCTATCGAGGCGTGGTCAAGGACGCCCAGGAACTTCTGAAGGCCCAGGAGCAGGTGATGAAGCAGGCGGCCGAGGCCGCCGCCAAGCCCGAACTCACCGGCAAGACCCCCGAGAAACTCGACGACGCCCAGAAGGCCGAGCTAGGCAACCTGGCCGGTCGCCAGAACGAGGTCGCCCGCAACCTCCAGGGGCTCATGGAGAAGATGGCCGAGATGGCCAAGAAGCTCGACGCCGAAGACCCGCTCGCCGCCTCCGCCATGAGGGGCGCCGCCGAGGAGTCTCGCGCCAAGGGGACCGCGGGCAAGATGGGTGAGGCCGCCGAGCAGCTCGAGAAGAACCAGATGGGGTCCGCCCGCGCCGGCCAGGAGAAGGTGCGTGACGAGCTGAAGGAACTGGTCGACTCCATCCAGGACCGCAAGGGCCGCGAGCTCTCCAGGCTCGTCAAGGAGCTGAAGAACGCCGAGGAACGACTCGAGCAGATCAAGAAGCGCCAGACCGAGAACCTCAAGAAGACCCAGCAGGCCCGCGCCGAGAAGGACCCGAAGAAGAAGTCGGACTCCCTGAAGAAGCTCGCCAAGGAGCAAGCGGAGATCGAGAAAGAGCTGAAGAAGGAGTTACAGAAGCTCGCCAAGCTCAACGCGGGCCGGGCCGCCCAGAAGGGGGAGGAGGCCGCCGCCAAGATGAAGAAGTCGGAGCAGGGGCTCGACCAGGACCAGGGTGAAGAGGCCGAAGAGGACCAGGAAGACGCCCTGGCCGACCTTGAAGAGGCGCAAGAGGAAGTGGCCGAGGCCCGCAAAGAGGCCGAGGAGCAACTCGCCATGGAAGAGCTGGCCAAGATGACCGACGAGCTCAAGTCTCTGGCCGAGCGGCAGGAGAAGGTGGCCGTCGAGACGGTCGACTACGACAAGAAGCGGCTCGCCGCCGGCGGCAAGCTGACCCGGGGCGAGAGCATCTCGGTGCGTGACCTGGGCAAGACCGAGCTCGGCCTGAAGTCGGAGACCGCCGAGCTGGTCAAGAAGCTCGAAGGGGCCCCCGTCTTCGCCCTCACGCTGAAACGAGCCACCGAGGGGATGGACTCCGCAGGCCAGCGGCTCCAGGGGCTCAAGACCGACGCCGAAACCCAGCGCCCCGCGCGGGCTGCCGCCGACCGGTTCAAGCAACTCGTCGAATCCCTCAAGCCCGACAAGCCCAAGCAGGGTGGCGGCGGGGGCGGCGGTGGTGGCGGTGGCGGCGGAGGGGGCAACAACGACGGAATTCCCGCCTCGGCCCAGCTCAAGATCCTCAAGTCGCTCCAGCAAGAGATCAACGACCAGACCGACTTCTTCGAGACCCTCAAAGAGCGCAAGAAAGAGCTGACCGACGCCCAGACGGCCGAGGTCGAGCGGCTGAAGATCGAGCAAGGCGCGCTGGCCGACCTGGTCCGCGACATGACCAAGCCCAAACGTGATGACGGGGAGGACTGA
- a CDS encoding VWA domain-containing protein, which translates to MDWLLRRLADRLGVERARAGEAITPHVRFEQPWSQGVLLLVLAASIALVIWLYRREGQASRPWKVLLASLRICLILLAVFMLSEAVLSVDRTGLPYFVVMLDDSASGQIVDQPADPKAKAAAQELAKAAGKTEPSRAAVAQGLLARDDAAWLKELQKQHKIRLYLLSGAASSLAEVDKPEDVKPALEKVKAATAQGAQSRLGSGVRQVLTELRGVPPTAILLATDGQTTDGETLPQAAEFAARKGVPLFVIGLGDSEPARDLEIGELLVDDVVFADDLVRFQAKLSSKGFAGQPLTVKLKQRDASGAVRDLETISVVAPPDGQPARIEIPHRPKDVGDITYVVQVEPRERELQVENNAIVRTVTVRKDQLKVLLVDGDPRYEYRYLKTYLERDSTIDLSVVLLSSDPEYSEQDRSALPTMPASKEDLFKFDAVIMGDADPSFLSAVQMQNLVEFVAEKGAGLLFVAGENFNPLLYRGTPLEPLFPVELGDARNPIAVGNNLAAYRPELTAEGRTSPIFRFGEDEASSEQIWQSLPPLYWFMETPRKKPAALVLAEHPTATGSDGKLPLMLYQFYGSGKVMFNAVDDTWRWRFRVGDKYFGRYWVQTIRFLARTKLLGQKQAEVTTDRRRYQRNQPVIVRVRFPNPALAPGSGELAVQIERKGQGPRRLTLKNSTGAKNVFEGALPQASEGEYTVRLLPPPILEGAVPTAGFRVDPPAGELERVPMNRAELIRTASTSGGKFYTPEAVDSLLSDLPKPQKVPLDTDPPIPLWNSWPVLALFLTVLTAEWALRKRNQMV; encoded by the coding sequence ATGGACTGGCTGCTCCGACGACTGGCGGACCGACTGGGCGTGGAGCGTGCACGCGCCGGCGAGGCGATCACGCCGCACGTCCGGTTCGAGCAGCCCTGGTCGCAGGGCGTCCTCCTGCTCGTGCTGGCCGCCAGCATTGCGCTCGTCATCTGGCTCTACCGCCGCGAAGGGCAGGCCTCGCGCCCCTGGAAGGTCCTGCTCGCCTCGCTTCGCATCTGCTTGATCCTGCTGGCCGTGTTCATGCTGTCCGAGGCCGTGCTCTCCGTCGACCGGACGGGCCTGCCTTACTTCGTCGTGATGCTGGACGACTCCGCCAGCGGCCAGATCGTCGACCAGCCGGCCGACCCCAAGGCCAAGGCCGCCGCGCAGGAACTTGCCAAGGCCGCCGGCAAGACCGAGCCCAGCCGCGCCGCGGTCGCCCAGGGCCTGCTTGCCCGCGACGATGCCGCCTGGCTGAAGGAACTCCAGAAGCAGCACAAGATCCGCCTCTACCTTCTCTCCGGGGCCGCAAGCTCGCTCGCAGAGGTCGACAAGCCCGAGGACGTCAAGCCCGCGCTCGAGAAGGTCAAGGCCGCGACCGCCCAGGGGGCGCAATCGCGCCTGGGGTCGGGCGTCCGGCAGGTCCTCACCGAGCTCAGGGGCGTCCCGCCCACGGCGATCCTGCTCGCCACCGACGGCCAGACTACCGACGGCGAAACCTTGCCGCAGGCCGCCGAGTTCGCCGCCCGCAAGGGGGTCCCGCTCTTCGTCATCGGCCTGGGCGATTCCGAGCCGGCACGCGACCTGGAAATCGGCGAGCTGCTGGTCGACGACGTCGTCTTCGCCGACGACCTCGTCCGGTTCCAGGCCAAGCTCAGCAGTAAAGGCTTTGCCGGCCAGCCGCTCACCGTCAAGCTCAAGCAGCGCGACGCCTCGGGCGCCGTGCGCGACCTGGAGACGATCAGCGTCGTCGCACCGCCCGACGGCCAGCCGGCCAGGATCGAGATCCCCCACCGGCCCAAGGACGTCGGCGACATCACCTACGTCGTGCAGGTCGAGCCCAGGGAACGCGAGCTGCAAGTCGAGAACAACGCGATCGTCCGCACGGTCACCGTGCGCAAGGATCAGCTCAAGGTCCTGCTCGTCGACGGCGACCCTCGTTACGAGTACCGCTACCTGAAGACCTACCTGGAACGCGACTCGACCATCGACCTGAGCGTGGTCCTCCTCTCGTCCGACCCCGAGTACAGCGAGCAGGACCGCTCGGCCTTGCCGACGATGCCGGCCTCGAAGGAAGACCTCTTCAAGTTTGACGCGGTCATCATGGGCGACGCCGACCCCAGCTTCCTCAGCGCCGTGCAGATGCAGAACCTCGTCGAGTTCGTGGCCGAGAAGGGGGCCGGCCTGCTGTTCGTGGCGGGCGAGAACTTCAACCCCTTGCTCTATCGAGGGACGCCCCTGGAACCCCTCTTCCCGGTCGAGCTGGGCGACGCCCGCAACCCGATCGCGGTGGGCAACAACCTGGCCGCGTACCGCCCCGAGCTAACCGCCGAGGGCCGCACCAGCCCGATCTTCCGTTTCGGCGAGGACGAGGCGTCCAGCGAGCAGATCTGGCAGTCGCTCCCCCCGCTCTACTGGTTCATGGAAACCCCGCGCAAGAAGCCCGCCGCCCTGGTCCTGGCCGAGCACCCCACCGCCACCGGCTCAGACGGCAAGCTGCCGCTGATGCTCTACCAGTTCTACGGGTCGGGCAAGGTGATGTTCAACGCGGTCGATGACACCTGGCGCTGGCGGTTCCGGGTCGGCGACAAGTATTTCGGCCGCTACTGGGTGCAGACGATCCGGTTCCTGGCCCGGACCAAATTGCTCGGCCAGAAGCAGGCCGAGGTCACGACCGACCGCCGCCGCTACCAGCGCAACCAGCCCGTCATCGTCCGCGTCCGATTCCCCAACCCGGCGCTTGCCCCCGGATCGGGCGAACTTGCCGTCCAGATCGAACGGAAGGGACAGGGACCGCGCCGTTTGACGCTGAAGAACTCAACGGGCGCGAAGAATGTCTTCGAAGGAGCGCTGCCGCAGGCCTCCGAGGGAGAATACACGGTTCGCTTACTGCCGCCGCCGATCCTGGAAGGTGCGGTCCCCACCGCCGGTTTCCGAGTCGACCCGCCCGCCGGCGAGCTGGAGCGGGTGCCGATGAACCGGGCCGAGCTGATCCGCACCGCCAGCACGTCCGGCGGCAAGTTTTACACTCCCGAGGCGGTCGACAGCCTGCTTTCCGACCTGCCCAAGCCCCAGAAAGTGCCGCTGGACACCGACCCTCCAATCCCGCTCTGGAATAGCTGGCCGGTCCTGGCCCTGTTCCTGACGGTGCTGACGGCCGAGTGGGCCCTGAGAAAACGCAACCAGATGGTTTAA